Proteins from one Paraburkholderia sp. BL10I2N1 genomic window:
- a CDS encoding DUF4142 domain-containing protein — translation MKLINVGFFGALALTSFTALAQSAGPTDPQIAAIVVTANQVDIDAGKLAESTTRSKDVKAFAQRMITDHSGVNKAAVDLVHKLGVTPEDNPTSQSLKQGGDTNLANLKKLEGKRFDQTYIDHEVTYHETVLDALDKTLIPSAQNAELKALLVKVRPAFVAHLEHARHLQAELDKSGG, via the coding sequence ATGAAGTTGATCAATGTTGGCTTTTTTGGGGCACTGGCTCTCACCAGCTTCACTGCCTTGGCGCAGAGCGCCGGTCCCACTGATCCCCAGATCGCGGCCATCGTGGTGACCGCCAATCAAGTCGATATCGACGCGGGCAAGCTCGCGGAATCGACGACCCGATCGAAGGACGTCAAAGCGTTTGCGCAGCGAATGATCACCGACCACAGTGGCGTCAACAAGGCGGCCGTCGACCTCGTGCACAAGCTGGGCGTGACGCCGGAGGACAACCCGACGAGCCAAAGCCTCAAGCAAGGCGGCGATACGAACCTCGCCAACCTGAAGAAGCTCGAGGGCAAACGTTTTGATCAGACGTATATTGACCATGAGGTGACCTATCACGAGACCGTTCTGGATGCGCTCGACAAGACCTTGATCCCGAGTGCCCAAAACGCAGAGCTGAAGGCGCTCCTCGTCAAGGTGCGGCCGGCCTTTGTGGCACACCTCGAGCATGCCAGGCATCTGCAGGCAGAACTGGACAAGAGCGGTGGGTGA
- a CDS encoding cupredoxin family copper-binding protein has translation MALAGSSDAAAGTYLVVIEQMRFDPPALTVQHGDRVVWVNKDLFPHTASATSKAFDSHSIAPNASWSYVAGRPGSYPYRCEFHPTMHGTLTVR, from the coding sequence GTGGCGTTGGCCGGCAGTTCCGATGCGGCGGCCGGAACGTACCTTGTCGTGATCGAGCAGATGCGTTTCGATCCGCCGGCGCTGACGGTGCAGCATGGCGATCGCGTGGTGTGGGTCAACAAGGACCTGTTTCCCCACACGGCGAGCGCGACCTCGAAGGCGTTCGATTCGCACAGTATTGCGCCGAACGCCTCCTGGAGCTACGTCGCGGGCCGGCCGGGGAGCTACCCGTACCGGTGCGAATTCCACCCGACGATGCATGGCACGCTGACCGTCCGGTGA
- a CDS encoding RNA polymerase sigma factor translates to MTDRAAIHSAPAADDDLSIAHRIVAGDRSAFELLMRRHNRRLYRLARATLHNDAEAEDALQEAYLSAYRSIGQFRGDSALFTWLSRLVLNECFGRLRRAVRRQNVIPMVDSNAHVDIDAMTAHDSDSPDKAVGRAEIRALLERKLDELPEAFRVVFVLRSVEEMSIEETAQCLDIPEATVRSRHFRAKSLLRESLALEVDLAERDLFEFGGTQCDQVVARVLSRLSNEPEQGGRH, encoded by the coding sequence ATGACGGACAGAGCTGCAATACATTCGGCACCTGCCGCGGACGACGATCTGTCGATCGCCCATCGCATTGTGGCGGGAGATCGATCCGCGTTCGAACTGCTGATGCGTCGGCACAATCGGCGTCTGTATCGTTTGGCGCGCGCCACGCTGCACAACGACGCTGAGGCGGAGGACGCCCTGCAGGAAGCGTATCTGTCGGCCTACAGATCGATCGGGCAGTTCCGCGGCGACTCCGCGCTCTTCACATGGTTATCCAGGCTGGTGCTCAATGAATGCTTTGGCCGCCTGCGCCGGGCGGTCCGGCGTCAGAACGTGATTCCAATGGTGGACTCGAACGCTCATGTCGATATTGACGCAATGACCGCACACGATTCCGACTCTCCAGACAAAGCGGTAGGACGTGCTGAAATACGTGCACTGCTCGAGCGCAAGCTGGACGAACTGCCGGAAGCCTTCCGCGTCGTCTTTGTTTTGCGTTCGGTCGAGGAAATGAGCATTGAAGAAACCGCACAATGTCTCGACATCCCCGAGGCCACGGTGCGCAGCCGGCATTTCCGCGCCAAGAGCCTCTTGCGTGAATCATTGGCTCTGGAGGTCGATCTCGCCGAACGCGATCTGTTCGAGTTCGGTGGCACACAATGCGACCAGGTGGTCGCCAGGGTATTGTCACGGTTATCCAACGAGCCTGAGCAAGGCGGCAGGCATTAG
- a CDS encoding IS110 family transposase, whose amino-acid sequence MAPLSNQQFKAFVGLDWADTKHDICLQQAGGDRREFDCIPHQVTRIDEWAKALHQRFGGPIAVALELATGPIVSVLQKHAFVTLFPINPAMLAKYREAFKPSRAKDDPTDAELALDLLLRHPERFSPLRPQSAGMRSLLSLIEQRRELVGDKTRFTNRLTNALKQYYPQTLEWFDDIDTVLFCDFLTRWPTLPAARRANRKTLETFFHAHNCRRAQLIEGRLESIRCAASLTDDPGIVAPHRLLALMLVTQLRTALAAIDVFDREIAAVARALPDFDLFDSLPGAGPHLTPRLLAAFGEQRERFKGADELQKYSGIAPVTERSGKKCWVHWRWQCPTFLRQTFVEWAGQTINKSFWAGAYYRQQRAKGSSYQAAVRALAFKWIRILYRCWQTGTRYDESIYLNALRKRGSPLLRNLGLPG is encoded by the coding sequence ATGGCACCGCTATCGAACCAGCAATTCAAGGCTTTCGTCGGCCTCGACTGGGCCGATACCAAACATGACATCTGCCTGCAGCAGGCTGGCGGCGACAGGCGCGAGTTCGACTGCATCCCTCACCAGGTGACACGCATCGATGAATGGGCAAAGGCGTTACATCAGCGCTTTGGTGGTCCGATCGCGGTCGCGCTCGAGCTGGCCACAGGGCCGATCGTCTCTGTGTTGCAGAAACATGCGTTCGTCACTCTATTCCCGATCAACCCTGCAATGCTCGCGAAGTACCGTGAGGCATTCAAGCCGAGCCGGGCCAAGGACGATCCCACCGATGCCGAACTGGCACTCGACCTGCTGCTGCGCCATCCTGAGCGCTTCAGCCCGCTCAGGCCGCAGAGCGCCGGCATGCGCTCCTTGCTGAGCCTGATCGAACAGCGTCGTGAACTGGTCGGCGACAAGACCCGGTTCACCAACCGGCTAACCAACGCACTCAAGCAGTATTATCCTCAAACCCTGGAATGGTTCGACGACATCGACACGGTACTGTTCTGTGATTTCCTGACCCGCTGGCCTACTCTGCCGGCAGCCAGGCGCGCGAACAGAAAGACCCTTGAAACGTTCTTCCATGCGCACAATTGTCGCCGGGCCCAACTGATTGAGGGACGTCTGGAGTCAATCCGCTGCGCTGCATCGCTCACTGATGATCCCGGTATCGTTGCACCTCACCGGTTGCTCGCGCTGATGCTGGTGACGCAACTGCGCACAGCGCTCGCTGCGATTGACGTGTTCGACAGGGAAATCGCGGCAGTCGCACGGGCGCTGCCCGACTTCGACCTGTTTGACAGCTTGCCCGGCGCAGGTCCGCATCTGACACCGCGCCTGCTGGCTGCGTTTGGCGAGCAACGTGAGCGCTTCAAGGGCGCGGATGAACTGCAGAAGTACTCCGGCATCGCGCCGGTCACCGAGCGCAGCGGCAAGAAGTGCTGGGTGCACTGGCGCTGGCAATGCCCGACCTTCCTGCGCCAGACCTTCGTCGAATGGGCGGGCCAGACCATCAACAAATCGTTCTGGGCGGGCGCCTACTACCGGCAACAGCGGGCGAAGGGCAGCTCGTATCAGGCCGCCGTGCGGGCATTGGCGTTCAAGTGGATACGGATCCTCTACCGCTGCTGGCAGACCGGAACGCGGTACGACGAGAGCATCTACCTCAACGCCCTGAGGAAGCGCGGTTCGCCACTCCTCAGGAACCTCGGGCTTCCAGGGTAA
- the phaZ gene encoding polyhydroxyalkanoate depolymerase: protein MFYELHEWQNAVWAPLLPWLQTTAHLLKPDEKARHTTPSNMFAAGCELLVRLCKRYPKPQFGLTEIEIDGEQVAVTETVALEKAFCRLLRFERAIQCAQPVVLVVAPLSGHHATLLRDTVRTMLPDFNVYITDWLDARQVPLAEGTFGLDDYIAYVREFIDFLGPEVHVVSVCQSTVPVLGAVALMADQGQPTPRSMTLMGGPIDARRSPTAVNNLAVSKPLDWFTRTLIDTVPHPHAGAGRRVYPGFRQHTAFVAMNPDRHLEAHMNYYFDVSAGNTAAAATHRRFYDEYNAVLDMAADYYLETVRVVFQEYCLVRGTWSVRGEQVRPHTIRSTALITVEGERDDICGLGQTHAAQDLCAAIDTSRKHRITVAGCGHYGVFSGTRWRKQIYPQLRDLIYQYESIPGHGADARPHQQCDAAAMPC from the coding sequence ATGTTCTACGAGTTGCACGAGTGGCAAAACGCGGTCTGGGCACCGTTGCTTCCCTGGCTTCAAACCACCGCCCACCTCCTTAAACCCGACGAGAAAGCCCGGCACACCACACCCTCCAACATGTTCGCCGCTGGCTGCGAACTGCTGGTACGGCTATGCAAGCGCTACCCCAAGCCTCAGTTCGGTCTGACGGAAATCGAGATCGATGGCGAGCAGGTCGCGGTGACCGAAACCGTGGCTTTGGAGAAGGCGTTCTGCCGCCTGCTTCGCTTCGAACGCGCGATTCAGTGCGCGCAGCCGGTTGTCCTGGTCGTCGCGCCGCTATCGGGCCATCACGCCACCCTGCTGCGCGACACGGTCCGGACGATGCTGCCGGATTTCAACGTCTATATCACTGACTGGCTCGATGCCCGACAGGTGCCGCTCGCTGAGGGAACCTTCGGTCTTGACGACTACATCGCCTATGTCCGCGAGTTCATCGACTTCCTGGGTCCGGAAGTTCATGTCGTGTCGGTGTGCCAGTCGACCGTCCCGGTGCTCGGAGCCGTTGCACTAATGGCAGATCAGGGCCAGCCCACGCCCAGGAGCATGACCCTGATGGGCGGCCCGATCGACGCGCGCCGCAGTCCCACCGCAGTCAATAATCTGGCTGTGAGCAAACCGCTCGACTGGTTCACGCGGACCCTGATCGACACGGTGCCGCATCCGCACGCCGGCGCCGGTCGCCGCGTGTACCCGGGCTTCCGCCAACACACCGCGTTCGTGGCCATGAATCCCGATCGTCACCTGGAAGCGCACATGAACTACTACTTCGACGTGTCGGCGGGCAACACCGCGGCGGCGGCCACCCATCGGCGTTTCTACGACGAGTACAACGCCGTGCTCGACATGGCCGCCGACTATTATCTTGAGACGGTGCGCGTAGTTTTCCAGGAATATTGCCTGGTCCGCGGCACGTGGTCAGTGCGCGGCGAACAGGTGCGTCCGCATACCATCCGGAGCACGGCCTTGATCACGGTCGAAGGCGAGCGGGACGATATCTGCGGGTTGGGCCAGACCCACGCCGCGCAAGATCTCTGCGCGGCTATCGACACGTCGCGCAAGCACCGGATCACTGTCGCCGGATGCGGCCACTACGGTGTCTTCTCGGGCACCAGATGGCGCAAGCAGATCTACCCGCAACTTCGTGACCTGATCTACCAGTACGAGTCGATCCCCGGGCACGGCGCGGATGCGCGACCGCACCAGCAATGTGACGCTGCCGCAATGCCGTGTTAG
- a CDS encoding alpha/beta fold hydrolase, translating to MTEIVRQSSEDPGPSVLPAGSSGGPDCTRERPGTPREVADGQLDRAVHAALARVTGGLSPTTLSLAWLDWALHLAASPEKHHALAQPFLEYWQTALVETPARHDGDSDPRFTDPDWDRLPFNLLRAMFLQFESFWRDATTGLRGVSPHHEQLVSFAARQWTDMLSPSNCWWLNPEVLRAIAATGGRNFIDGSRHWLEDQQALLAGSVPGPLRRLCAPHCVGRDVAVTPGKVVYRNALIELIQYLPQTLTVRREPVLIVPSWILKYYILDLSPHNSLVRYLVEQGYTVFMISWKNPHAEARDTGLNDYLEQGLFDALAQIRRISGAAPVHTAGYCLGGTLLAIGAAARARDTGSGSAGLQTVTLFAAQTDFSEPGELGLFVDASELAYLDALMWEQGYLDGPQMASAFQLLHSRDLVWSRLVHEYLLGQRTKRTDLMAWNADTTRLPYRMHSENLTRLYLRNDLAEGRYCVDGRAVALGDLRLPVFLVGTERDHVSPWRSVYRLHLMTDTEISFLLTSGGHNAGIVSEPGHAGRHYRSGTRRNGDSNVSPDEWYASTPERDGSWWPCWQQWLAAHSGDRVAPPRVGAGTVLGDAPGTYVLEP from the coding sequence ATGACCGAGATAGTGAGACAATCGTCTGAAGATCCAGGGCCCAGTGTGCTGCCGGCCGGGTCGTCAGGCGGACCGGATTGCACGCGCGAACGTCCGGGCACGCCCCGCGAGGTGGCAGACGGGCAACTCGACCGGGCCGTGCATGCGGCGCTGGCCCGTGTCACGGGCGGTCTCTCGCCCACGACGCTGTCGCTGGCGTGGCTCGACTGGGCGCTGCATCTGGCCGCCTCGCCCGAGAAGCACCATGCGCTCGCGCAGCCCTTCCTGGAATATTGGCAGACAGCTCTCGTGGAGACGCCGGCGCGCCACGACGGGGACAGCGATCCGCGCTTCACCGATCCCGATTGGGACCGCTTGCCTTTCAACCTGCTGCGTGCCATGTTCCTGCAATTCGAGTCGTTCTGGCGGGACGCCACCACGGGCCTGCGCGGCGTCTCGCCACACCATGAACAGCTGGTCAGTTTCGCGGCCCGGCAATGGACCGACATGCTCTCGCCGAGCAACTGCTGGTGGCTCAACCCGGAAGTGCTGCGGGCGATCGCGGCGACCGGTGGACGCAACTTTATCGACGGCTCGCGCCACTGGCTGGAAGACCAGCAGGCGCTGCTGGCCGGGTCCGTGCCGGGTCCCCTGAGGCGCCTGTGCGCCCCCCATTGCGTCGGGCGGGACGTTGCCGTCACACCGGGCAAGGTTGTCTATCGCAACGCATTGATCGAACTGATCCAGTACCTGCCGCAGACGCTGACGGTCCGGCGCGAACCGGTGCTGATCGTGCCCTCGTGGATCCTGAAATACTACATTCTTGACTTGTCGCCGCATAATTCGCTGGTGCGCTACCTGGTGGAACAGGGATACACAGTTTTCATGATTTCCTGGAAGAACCCGCATGCGGAAGCGCGTGATACCGGCCTGAACGACTATCTCGAGCAGGGCCTGTTCGATGCGCTCGCCCAGATACGTCGCATCAGCGGTGCGGCCCCGGTGCATACAGCCGGCTACTGCCTCGGCGGCACGCTCCTGGCAATCGGCGCGGCGGCACGCGCACGCGATACCGGCTCCGGATCTGCCGGTCTGCAGACGGTTACGCTGTTCGCAGCACAGACCGATTTCAGTGAGCCGGGGGAACTCGGGCTGTTTGTCGATGCGAGTGAGCTGGCGTACCTCGATGCGCTGATGTGGGAGCAGGGTTATCTGGACGGCCCGCAGATGGCCAGTGCCTTCCAGCTGCTGCATTCGCGCGATCTGGTCTGGTCCCGTCTGGTACATGAATACCTGCTTGGCCAGCGCACGAAACGCACCGACCTGATGGCGTGGAACGCCGACACCACACGTCTGCCGTACCGCATGCACAGCGAGAATCTGACCCGGCTGTACCTGCGCAACGACCTCGCCGAGGGCCGGTACTGTGTGGACGGACGGGCGGTGGCGCTCGGCGACCTGCGGCTGCCGGTTTTTCTCGTCGGCACCGAACGCGACCACGTCTCGCCCTGGCGCTCGGTGTACAGGCTCCATCTGATGACCGACACGGAGATCAGTTTTCTGTTGACGTCAGGCGGCCACAATGCCGGCATCGTTTCGGAACCCGGTCACGCCGGACGCCACTATCGTTCCGGCACACGGCGCAACGGCGATTCCAATGTCAGCCCGGACGAATGGTACGCATCGACACCCGAGCGCGACGGTTCATGGTGGCCGTGCTGGCAGCAATGGCTGGCCGCGCATTCCGGCGACAGGGTCGCACCACCCCGAGTGGGCGCCGGTACGGTGCTCGGTGATGCGCCGGGGACTTACGTGCTCGAGCCCTGA
- the phaZ gene encoding polyhydroxyalkanoate depolymerase → MLYPFVEYQRALLAPLTVWAAGITNAWIDPDSPFSHLPGAPCLAAGCDLFYRLAVTCGKPAFGITAVEHDGRTIPVTEQVALEGPFCRLLRFARDLAASGATAGQEPQAVVLVCAPLAGHHAVLLREVVETLLPAHDVYVTDWTDARHVPVAEGPFHLDDDVYQLQAFIRHIGTRHLHVLAVCQATVPALAAISLLATAGEPVPVSLILMGGPIDARRSPTAIDRLAARQPLAWFQQNLIHAVPPPYPGAGRRVYPGFLQHAGLVAANPDRLVGSHWDCFIDLLRGDIGRAEAHRRVCDEYNAVLDMPAEFYLDTIQAVFQEFRLARGHWSVRGRPVRPQDIHATALLTIEGELDDISGRGQTHAAHDLCPGIDARDRRHVMVRQCGHYDLFSGPHWRTEVYPAIHDLIRQYAFDGASRVEPVGGRWMERNAN, encoded by the coding sequence ATGCTGTACCCGTTCGTCGAATATCAGCGCGCGCTGCTGGCGCCGCTGACGGTGTGGGCTGCTGGCATCACGAACGCATGGATCGACCCTGACAGCCCGTTCTCGCACCTTCCGGGCGCACCCTGTCTTGCTGCGGGCTGCGACCTGTTCTACCGGCTCGCCGTGACTTGCGGGAAACCCGCGTTCGGCATCACGGCGGTTGAGCATGACGGTCGCACCATTCCCGTAACCGAGCAGGTCGCGCTGGAAGGGCCGTTCTGCCGCCTCCTGCGATTCGCCCGCGATCTGGCTGCGAGTGGCGCCACCGCCGGACAGGAGCCGCAGGCCGTCGTGCTGGTCTGTGCTCCGCTCGCGGGTCATCATGCCGTGCTGCTGCGGGAAGTCGTGGAAACCCTGCTGCCGGCGCATGATGTGTACGTGACCGACTGGACCGATGCCCGCCACGTGCCGGTGGCCGAGGGGCCGTTCCACCTGGATGACGATGTGTACCAGCTGCAGGCGTTTATCCGTCATATCGGCACGCGCCACCTGCATGTGCTTGCCGTTTGCCAGGCGACCGTGCCGGCCCTCGCGGCCATTTCACTGCTGGCAACCGCGGGCGAGCCAGTGCCGGTAAGCCTGATCCTGATGGGCGGTCCGATCGATGCCCGCCGTAGCCCCACCGCTATTGACCGCCTGGCCGCGCGTCAGCCTCTCGCCTGGTTTCAGCAGAACCTGATCCACGCCGTGCCGCCGCCTTACCCCGGCGCCGGTCGCAGGGTGTACCCGGGTTTTCTGCAGCACGCCGGTCTGGTGGCGGCGAACCCGGATCGTCTGGTGGGTTCGCATTGGGACTGCTTCATCGATCTGCTGCGGGGCGACATCGGCAGAGCCGAGGCGCACCGGCGTGTCTGCGACGAGTACAACGCGGTACTCGACATGCCGGCCGAGTTCTATCTGGACACCATCCAGGCCGTGTTCCAGGAATTTCGTCTGGCCCGCGGACACTGGAGCGTGCGGGGCCGGCCCGTCCGTCCGCAGGATATCCACGCCACCGCGCTGCTCACCATCGAAGGCGAGCTCGATGACATCTCCGGGCGCGGCCAGACGCACGCCGCGCACGACCTGTGCCCGGGTATTGACGCGCGTGACAGGCGGCACGTGATGGTGCGCCAGTGCGGACACTATGATCTCTTCTCCGGACCCCACTGGCGCACCGAGGTTTACCCGGCCATTCACGACCTGATCCGGCAATACGCCTTCGATGGCGCATCCAGAGTCGAGCCCGTCGGCGGCCGATGGATGGAACGCAACGCTAACTAG
- a CDS encoding transposase: protein MSLHKIFNYILQVLYMGCQWKALPIDKDCLGRPEIRHARVYRAMRRWQADGCIDTIFADWVSRLRDDQLLDLTVIHGDGMTTAAKKGGDNLGYSGHKHLTGDKVVAFCDRDCNIIAPFMSAPGNRNASPLLRDALPRLRPDGARHWHGPIEHSYRCPALSRGKASVANRPLSDIRI from the coding sequence TTGAGCCTGCACAAGATCTTCAACTACATTCTGCAGGTGCTTTATATGGGATGCCAGTGGAAGGCACTGCCGATCGATAAGGATTGCCTGGGGCGTCCAGAAATTCGTCACGCTCGCGTCTACCGCGCGATGCGCCGCTGGCAGGCCGATGGTTGCATAGATACCATCTTTGCGGACTGGGTGAGCAGGCTTCGCGATGATCAGCTGCTCGATCTGACCGTCATTCACGGCGATGGCATGACGACGGCGGCGAAGAAAGGCGGCGACAATCTCGGCTATAGCGGTCACAAGCATCTCACGGGCGACAAGGTGGTGGCCTTCTGCGATCGCGACTGCAACATCATCGCGCCATTCATGTCCGCGCCCGGCAACCGCAACGCATCCCCCCTGCTGCGCGACGCGCTGCCCCGGCTCAGGCCAGATGGCGCGCGCCATTGGCATGGACCAATAGAGCACTCTTACCGTTGCCCTGCGCTTTCCCGAGGAAAGGCATCAGTCGCAAACCGGCCACTTTCGGACATTCGCATTTGA
- a CDS encoding GntR family transcriptional regulator gives MAEERPIGAARLELPAERGVAQYQRLASLLRHRIAKGEYPLGTQLPPITQLADDLGVAVVTVRQAYELLSKEGLIRSQRGVGTHVAALPAATGDLEQVINNPFAAPQALVFEILEVRRCTKVPQELLGPDDRAVDDYVCVRKLHSYSGEPFCYAEIYVPMWVFESLPKDTARKRKLLAAVLDQLGARCKRLRQRMAVMPADFPLCDMLNIPFASPVAKISRRLVDGKGNVLYAGAAWYRGDRYVSEIDLPASALKTAPEITEPQRRTVG, from the coding sequence ATGGCGGAAGAGCGACCCATTGGGGCCGCGCGGCTGGAGCTGCCGGCTGAGCGCGGCGTTGCACAGTATCAGCGGCTGGCGTCCCTGCTGCGGCACCGAATAGCGAAGGGTGAGTACCCGCTCGGCACGCAGCTGCCGCCGATCACGCAGCTTGCAGACGATCTCGGCGTCGCCGTCGTTACCGTCCGGCAAGCATATGAGCTGCTTTCCAAGGAAGGGTTGATCCGCAGCCAGCGGGGCGTGGGGACCCACGTTGCAGCGCTGCCCGCCGCCACGGGCGACCTCGAACAGGTAATCAACAACCCCTTCGCCGCGCCGCAGGCGCTCGTCTTCGAGATACTCGAAGTCCGGCGCTGCACCAAGGTGCCGCAGGAACTGCTCGGACCAGATGACCGGGCGGTCGACGACTACGTGTGTGTTCGCAAGCTTCACTCCTATTCCGGCGAGCCATTCTGCTACGCCGAAATCTATGTGCCCATGTGGGTTTTCGAATCACTGCCCAAGGACACCGCCAGGAAGCGCAAACTGCTTGCCGCGGTGCTCGACCAACTGGGCGCGCGCTGCAAACGCTTGCGGCAACGCATGGCCGTGATGCCCGCGGATTTTCCTCTATGCGACATGCTGAATATTCCGTTTGCCTCGCCGGTCGCGAAGATCTCTCGGCGCCTGGTTGACGGTAAAGGCAACGTGCTGTACGCCGGTGCCGCCTGGTATCGGGGCGACCGCTACGTCTCCGAGATCGACCTCCCCGCGTCCGCCCTGAAAACCGCGCCCGAAATCACTGAGCCCCAGCGGCGAACTGTCGGGTAA
- a CDS encoding cupin domain-containing protein, translated as MKPVPTVIRAADLAAYAPANHTGTSNVRVIGPETVGATALEVLVGTIVKSHGARPHAHPHLEQCAYMIEGTGESGAEGRVEAMEPGTWAYVPAGVFHSFRVTSDQPGRVLVVYTPPYGENPAHTITEPDGAAAAPAHGKVRVLAAGDAATGTVPLIDRETAGARWVDIAALRMPAGSPSVCTAEPDVEQVLYVEDGRIDARVDGQDFGLAPGDFLFLPRGVAASLRCLPEQPASGFLIMGRLPSTASNPVTTGDNS; from the coding sequence ATGAAGCCCGTACCTACCGTGATCCGGGCGGCCGATCTTGCCGCCTACGCGCCGGCCAACCATACCGGCACCTCCAACGTGCGCGTGATCGGTCCCGAGACTGTTGGCGCGACGGCGCTCGAAGTGCTGGTCGGCACGATCGTGAAATCGCACGGCGCGCGGCCGCACGCGCATCCGCACCTGGAGCAATGCGCCTACATGATCGAGGGAACCGGCGAGTCGGGGGCGGAAGGCCGCGTGGAAGCGATGGAGCCCGGGACCTGGGCCTACGTGCCGGCAGGCGTGTTCCATTCGTTTCGCGTGACCAGCGACCAGCCCGGGCGTGTGCTGGTCGTCTATACGCCGCCGTATGGCGAGAACCCGGCGCACACGATCACGGAGCCCGACGGCGCTGCCGCCGCGCCCGCTCACGGCAAGGTGCGCGTGCTTGCCGCCGGCGACGCCGCCACCGGCACAGTTCCCCTCATCGACCGCGAGACCGCTGGCGCGCGCTGGGTCGACATTGCGGCGCTGCGCATGCCTGCCGGCAGCCCATCGGTCTGCACCGCGGAGCCTGACGTCGAGCAGGTTCTCTACGTCGAAGACGGACGGATCGACGCACGTGTCGACGGGCAGGACTTCGGTCTCGCCCCGGGCGACTTCCTGTTTCTTCCGCGCGGGGTCGCCGCCTCCCTGCGCTGTTTGCCGGAGCAGCCTGCATCCGGCTTCCTTATCATGGGGCGGCTTCCATCCACTGCTTCAAATCCAGTAACAACGGGAGACAATTCATGA
- a CDS encoding 2,4'-dihydroxyacetophenone dioxygenase family protein, which yields MNARMLAQPTTSTGAPLPLPALPQDKLLSVNIEQIPLIRDVFPGIHIKPLRLDLERGEWVFMAILEPGCSLPIHYHTGTAQVWTIQGCWAYREYPEQRQTAGSYLYEPAGSVHTFYTPEDNTEDTITIAWIEGAQVSFNEDGTFHSLNDAVSIRYAIEALAAARDIGPVPYIRGNGADVAGS from the coding sequence ATGAACGCAAGAATGCTCGCGCAGCCCACCACGTCCACCGGCGCCCCGCTGCCGCTGCCCGCTCTGCCACAGGACAAGCTCCTGTCCGTCAACATCGAGCAGATCCCGCTGATCAGGGATGTCTTTCCGGGCATCCACATCAAGCCGCTGCGCCTTGATCTGGAGCGCGGCGAGTGGGTCTTCATGGCCATCCTGGAACCCGGTTGCTCGCTGCCGATTCACTACCACACCGGTACGGCGCAGGTGTGGACGATCCAGGGCTGCTGGGCGTATCGCGAGTACCCCGAGCAGCGGCAGACGGCAGGCTCCTACCTGTACGAGCCCGCCGGCTCGGTGCACACCTTCTACACCCCCGAGGACAACACCGAGGACACCATCACCATCGCGTGGATCGAAGGCGCGCAAGTGAGCTTCAACGAGGACGGCACGTTCCACTCGCTCAATGACGCGGTCTCGATCCGGTACGCGATCGAGGCCCTCGCGGCAGCGCGCGACATCGGACCGGTGCCCTACATCCGCGGCAATGGCGCCGACGTAGCCGGTTCCTGA